In the Vicia villosa cultivar HV-30 ecotype Madison, WI unplaced genomic scaffold, Vvil1.0 ctg.000752F_1_1, whole genome shotgun sequence genome, one interval contains:
- the LOC131630929 gene encoding uncharacterized protein LOC131630929, which produces MDNNVTVNQGATRRTHTYTFHREGMVQLGQLGELVTGHNETVFSDNYGNILSLLYSRVDEWALSTLLQFYDPDIRCFTFSDYQLAPTLEEYSYLLNIKIQHKVPFVCVPEKPRLDYIANALYLSLGDVHDNWKKNGDTHGFYMSFLVEKAQEFADKGIWEAFNAILAALIYGIVMFPNIHKFVDLAAICLFMDKNPIPTLLADTYYSIHSRHGKRGAIRGCLPLLYKWFKSHLPASGPFVTSTQKWSQRIMGLTANDIVWYQFRTGISEVIIRCGNFGNVPLIGTRGCINYNPVLALRQLGYTMKRGPSDREIYQSVYFEKGADPIALEEIKKAWNNIHIGERSTLGAKNAIAMEPYTDWVKERVKTLLLPFPEVPLLYAQPPKISETMVSRERFDQVRVANLRLKEKDRDMDLKRYFLKQTKNELARELKTLKGESSQARKRVRTEKDGKAVVVPTEDPQKVIEKAIKEEKEKLRREYQEDLKAHKLRLEKETKPPPDLLDGVSNVFILKHCYLCMNLLALGSCYE; this is translated from the exons ATGGATAACAACGTGACCGTCAATCAAGGAGCTACAAGGCGCACACACACTTATACTTTCCATCGCGAGGGTATGGTTCAACTGGGACAATTGGGTGAATTGGTCACTGGTCATAATGAAACAGTGTTCAGCGACAATTATGGCAACATATTATCTCTTCTGTACTCGCGGGTCGACGAATGGGCCTTATCCACTCTTCTTCAGTTCTACGACCCAGATATCCGTTGTTTCACATTTTCAGATTATCAGCTAGCTCCCACTCTCGAAGAGTACTCTTACCTCCTcaacatcaagattcaacacaaagTGCCTTTTGTTTGTGTCCCGGAGAAACCTAGGTTGGATTacattgccaacgctctttatttgagcttggGAGATGTTCATGATAACTGGAAGAAGAATGGTGATACTCATGGCTTCTACATGAGTTTCCTGGTTGAAAAAGCCCAAGAATTTGCTGACAAAGGAATATGGGAGGCTTTCAATGCTATTTTGGCCGCTCTGATCTATGGAATTGTGATGTTTCCcaacattcacaagttcgttgattTGGCTGCTATATGTCTTTTTATGGACAAGAATCCAATACCCACCCTATTGGCTGACACATATTATTCCATTCACTCTCGGCATGGTAAAAGGGGGGCTATCCGAGGTTGCTTGCCGCTGTTATATAAATGGTTCAAATCTCACTTGCCTGCTAGTGGTCCGTTTGTTACCTCTACTCAGAAATGGTCTCAGAGAATCATGGGACTTACTGCAAACGATATCGTATGGTATCAATTCCGAACAGGCATATCTGAAGTCATTATTAGGTGCGGAAACTTTGGTAACGTCCCGCTCATTGGGACAAGAGGATGTATTAACTACAACCCAGTTCTAGCTCTTCGTCAGTTGGGCTATACCATGAAGAGGGGGCCTTCGGATAGGGAGATTTACCAATCCGTATACTTTGAAAAGGGAGCTGACCCTATAGCGCTTGAGGAAATCAAGAAGGCCTGGAATAACATTCATATAGGTGAGAGATCCACTCTGGGAGCCAAGAATGCCATTGCTATGGAGCCCTATACCGATTGGGTTAAGGAGAGAGTCAAGACACTTTTGTTACCATTCCCGGAAGTTCCTCTCTTGTATGCACAACCTCCGAAGATATCAGAAACTATGGTATCAAGGGAACGTTTTGACCAGGTCCGCGTCGCCAATTTGAGACTGAAAGAGAAAGATAGGGATATGGATTTGAAGCGCTATTTCCTTAAACAGACAAAGAATGAACTGGCCCGTGAACTTAAAACTCTCAAAGGAGAGTCTTCTCAAGCCAGGAAGAGGGTTAGAACTGAAAAGGACGGAAAAGCTGTTGTCGTTCCTACTGAAGATCCTCAAAAGGTTATAGAAAAGGCTataaaggaagaaaaagagaagCTCAGACGAGAGTATCAAGAAGACCTGAAAGCCCACAAGCTCCGACTGGAGAAAGAAACCAA ACCACCACCAgatttgttggatggggtctctaATGTTTTTATATTGAAACATTGTTATTTGTGTATGAACCTACTCGCCTTAGGGAGCTGTTATGAATGA